The following are encoded in a window of Thiohalobacter sp. IOR34 genomic DNA:
- the ampD gene encoding 1,6-anhydro-N-acetylmuramyl-L-alanine amidase AmpD: MRVAADGWLTEVQRCPSPNCDPRPDPEDVSLLVIHGISLPPGEFGGPAIEQLFTNCLDPQGHPYFRDIAGLRVSSHLLIRRDGALLQFVPFGERAWHAGESRFQGRAACNDFSIGIELEGTDDTPYSDPQYRALAAVIPLLQARYPGIERTHIVGHSEIAPGRKTDPGPAFDWGRLHRLLDA, from the coding sequence TTGAGGGTCGCTGCCGACGGCTGGCTGACGGAGGTGCAGCGTTGCCCCTCGCCGAACTGCGATCCCCGTCCCGACCCGGAGGACGTCTCGCTGCTGGTCATCCACGGCATCAGTCTGCCGCCGGGGGAGTTCGGTGGTCCGGCCATCGAGCAGCTGTTCACCAACTGCCTCGATCCCCAGGGGCACCCCTATTTCCGGGATATCGCCGGCCTGCGTGTTTCCAGCCACTTGCTGATCCGGCGCGACGGTGCGTTGCTGCAGTTCGTGCCCTTCGGTGAACGGGCCTGGCATGCGGGGGAGAGCCGTTTCCAGGGACGCGCCGCCTGCAACGACTTTTCCATCGGTATCGAGCTGGAGGGGACGGACGACACACCCTACAGCGACCCGCAGTACCGGGCGCTGGCGGCAGTGATCCCCCTGCTGCAGGCCCGCTATCCGGGCATCGAGCGGACGCACATCGTCGGCCACAGCGAGATTGCGCCGGGACGCAAGACGGACCCCGGACCGGCCTTCGACTGGGGGCGGCTGCATCGCCTGCTCGATGCTTGA
- a CDS encoding cobyric acid synthase, whose product MGTLMIQGTTSDAGKSTLVAGLCRVYARRGLRVAPFKPQNMALNSAVTADGGEIGRAQAVQAQAAGLEPTVDMNPVLLKPNSDTGAQVIVHGRARQELDARAYHAHKPQLLAAVMESYRRLQAAHDLVLVEGAGSPAEVNLRAHDIANMGFAEAADCPVLLVADIDRGGVFAHLIGTLELLSSPERARTRGFVINRFRGDIGLLQPGLDWLEANSGKRVAGVLPWLHGLHLEAEDAIAAGQRLEADRPLRVLVPVLPRISNHTDFDPLRLHPQVDLRFVPLEARPPAADLIVLPGSKSVRADLAALRHHGWETHIHRHLRYGGRLLGICGGLQMLGRRLHDPQGIEGPAGSSEGLGLLDLETRLETDKQLRRVRGRLGLESAEVEGYEIHAGRSEGAALERPAVHLDDGRCDGALSEDGQILATYLHGLFEQPAACSALLRWAGLEEAQPLDYHGLREAAIERLADTLEEHLDMDFVDGLLGIGL is encoded by the coding sequence ATGGGCACACTCATGATCCAGGGCACCACCTCCGACGCCGGCAAGAGCACGCTGGTCGCCGGCCTGTGCCGGGTCTATGCCCGCCGCGGCCTGCGCGTCGCCCCCTTCAAACCCCAGAACATGGCCCTGAACAGCGCAGTAACCGCCGATGGCGGCGAAATCGGCCGCGCCCAGGCGGTCCAGGCGCAGGCCGCGGGACTGGAACCGACGGTGGACATGAACCCTGTGCTGCTGAAACCCAACAGCGACACCGGGGCCCAGGTCATCGTCCACGGCCGGGCACGGCAGGAGCTGGATGCCCGCGCCTATCACGCGCACAAGCCACAGCTGCTGGCGGCGGTGATGGAATCCTACCGGCGGCTGCAGGCGGCACACGATCTGGTGCTGGTGGAAGGGGCCGGCAGCCCGGCCGAGGTCAACCTGCGCGCGCACGACATCGCCAACATGGGCTTCGCGGAGGCGGCCGACTGCCCGGTGCTGCTGGTCGCCGACATCGACCGCGGCGGGGTCTTCGCCCATCTGATCGGCACCCTGGAACTGCTCTCCTCTCCGGAACGCGCCCGAACCCGCGGCTTCGTCATCAACCGCTTTCGCGGCGACATCGGCTTGCTGCAACCCGGCCTGGACTGGCTCGAGGCGAACAGCGGGAAACGCGTGGCAGGCGTGCTGCCCTGGCTGCACGGCCTGCACCTGGAGGCGGAGGATGCCATCGCCGCCGGACAGCGGCTGGAGGCAGACCGCCCGCTGCGGGTCCTGGTGCCGGTGCTGCCGCGGATCAGCAACCACACCGACTTCGACCCGCTGCGCCTGCATCCCCAGGTCGATCTCCGCTTCGTTCCCCTGGAGGCGCGACCGCCAGCCGCCGACCTCATCGTCCTGCCCGGCAGCAAGAGCGTGCGTGCCGACCTCGCCGCGCTGCGCCATCACGGCTGGGAGACCCACATCCACCGCCACCTGCGTTATGGCGGCCGGCTGCTCGGCATCTGCGGCGGCCTGCAGATGCTGGGCCGCCGGCTGCACGACCCGCAGGGCATCGAGGGACCGGCCGGGAGCAGCGAGGGGCTCGGCCTGCTCGATCTGGAGACCCGGCTGGAAACCGACAAGCAGCTGCGCCGGGTACGTGGTCGGCTGGGCCTGGAGAGCGCGGAGGTGGAGGGTTACGAGATCCACGCCGGGCGCAGCGAGGGCGCGGCGCTGGAACGTCCCGCGGTCCACCTCGACGACGGCCGCTGCGACGGCGCCCTGTCGGAGGACGGCCAGATCCTCGCCACCTACCTGCACGGGCTGTTCGAGCAGCCGGCGGCCTGCAGCGCCCTGCTCCGCTGGGCCGGGCTGGAGGAGGCGCAGCCGCTGGACTACCACGGCCTGCGCGAGGCCGCCATCGAGCGGCTGGCCGACACCCTGGAGGAACACCTCGACATGGACTTCGTGGACGGGCTGCTGGGGATCGGGCTTTAG
- the cobT gene encoding nicotinate-nucleotide--dimethylbenzimidazole phosphoribosyltransferase yields the protein MTDWILEPVCTPDATVREAAQARQAQLTKPPGSLGRLEDLAVAFAARQGRERPSLDAVWISVFAADHGVARAGVSAFPQAVTLEMVRNFVRGGAAISVLARELGAELEVINLGTVDDPGPMEGVRAARLGPGSSDFTAGPAMSEAQFEAALAEGRGAVERARAAGAGLFIGGEMGIGNTSAAAALAAALLGLPAVELTGPGTGLDAAGVLHKAAILQRALDFHGTALAEPREALRRLGGFEIAALAGAFLRAAQLGLPVLVDGFIASAAALAAARLNPAAAAWPLYAHASAEPGHRRILAGLEAEPLLDLGLRLGEGSGAAVAVCLLRQALALHNGMATFAEAGVSGKEA from the coding sequence TTGACTGACTGGATCCTTGAGCCGGTCTGTACTCCGGATGCCACCGTCCGCGAGGCGGCGCAGGCGCGCCAGGCCCAGCTCACCAAGCCACCGGGGTCGCTCGGCCGGTTGGAGGACCTGGCCGTGGCCTTCGCCGCCCGCCAGGGGCGGGAACGGCCGTCCCTGGATGCCGTGTGGATCAGCGTCTTCGCCGCCGACCACGGCGTGGCCCGCGCCGGTGTCTCGGCCTTTCCCCAGGCGGTGACGCTGGAGATGGTGCGCAACTTCGTCCGCGGCGGGGCGGCGATCAGCGTCCTGGCCCGTGAGCTGGGCGCCGAGCTGGAGGTGATCAACCTCGGCACCGTCGACGATCCAGGGCCGATGGAGGGGGTGCGCGCGGCCCGCCTGGGGCCGGGTAGCAGCGATTTCACCGCCGGGCCGGCGATGAGCGAGGCGCAGTTCGAGGCGGCCCTGGCCGAGGGGCGGGGCGCGGTGGAACGGGCTCGCGCGGCCGGTGCCGGCCTGTTCATCGGCGGGGAGATGGGTATCGGCAACACCAGCGCCGCCGCGGCGCTGGCCGCGGCCCTGCTGGGTCTGCCGGCGGTCGAACTCACCGGCCCCGGCACCGGTCTGGATGCCGCCGGGGTGCTGCACAAGGCGGCCATCCTGCAGCGGGCGCTCGACTTCCACGGCACGGCGCTGGCCGAGCCGAGGGAGGCCCTGCGCCGGCTCGGGGGGTTCGAGATCGCGGCCCTGGCCGGTGCATTTCTGCGCGCCGCCCAGCTCGGCCTGCCGGTCCTGGTCGACGGCTTCATCGCCAGCGCGGCGGCCCTCGCCGCGGCACGGCTCAACCCGGCCGCCGCGGCCTGGCCGCTCTATGCCCATGCCTCGGCCGAACCCGGCCACCGGCGGATTCTGGCCGGTCTGGAGGCCGAGCCGTTGCTCGATCTCGGCCTGCGCCTCGGCGAGGGCAGCGGGGCGGCGGTCGCCGTCTGTCTGCTGCGCCAGGCCCTGGCCCTGCACAACGGCATGGCGACCTTCGCCGAGGCCGGCGTCTCCGGCAAGGAGGCATGA
- the cobC gene encoding alpha-ribazole phosphatase family protein, translated as MNPTTVDLLRHGETVLGAVFLGRSDAPLTAAGRAAMQAALPERPSWQIVFSSPLQRCADFAGELAQQAGVECRLLPELQEMDFGDWDGRSAQQIQAEDPNALETFWADPLHRAPPGGETLAGFAERVARGWRLLLAAAAGRHALLVSHGGVIRVLLCQQLGVPLERLFCWRVPHAGLSRLRLQGLAPGQAELCFLNGRIEQCAEE; from the coding sequence ATGAACCCCACCACCGTCGATCTGCTGCGTCACGGCGAGACCGTGCTGGGTGCGGTTTTTCTCGGCCGCAGCGATGCGCCGCTGACTGCGGCCGGCAGGGCGGCGATGCAGGCCGCCCTGCCGGAACGGCCGTCCTGGCAGATCGTCTTCAGCTCGCCGCTGCAGCGCTGTGCGGATTTCGCCGGCGAACTGGCGCAGCAGGCCGGGGTGGAGTGCCGGCTGCTGCCCGAACTGCAGGAGATGGATTTCGGCGACTGGGACGGGCGCAGTGCGCAGCAGATCCAGGCCGAGGACCCCAATGCCCTGGAGACCTTCTGGGCCGATCCGCTGCACCGCGCTCCACCCGGCGGCGAGACCCTGGCCGGTTTCGCGGAGCGGGTGGCGCGCGGCTGGCGGCTCCTGCTCGCCGCCGCCGCCGGCCGCCATGCGCTGCTGGTCAGCCATGGCGGCGTGATTCGCGTGCTGCTCTGCCAGCAGCTTGGTGTGCCCCTGGAACGGTTGTTCTGCTGGCGGGTGCCCCATGCCGGCCTGAGCCGCCTGCGGCTGCAGGGTCTTGCGCCGGGGCAGGCCGAGCTGTGTTTCCTCAACGGCCGTATCGAGCAATGCGCGGAGGAATGA
- a CDS encoding thioredoxin family protein → MLARLDQFDFHARLGDLPGASLVIFTAPSCGACRQWRRLLESYHRDHPALRLFEVDAAEDQALAREFDVYHLPALFLYLDGEFHSALQCEAQPAALEAAIDAALAGPGEEAP, encoded by the coding sequence ATGCTGGCACGGCTCGATCAATTCGATTTCCACGCCCGGCTGGGCGATCTGCCCGGGGCGTCGCTGGTGATTTTCACGGCCCCCTCCTGCGGCGCCTGCCGCCAGTGGCGGCGCCTGCTGGAAAGCTATCACCGGGATCATCCGGCGCTGCGCCTGTTCGAGGTGGATGCCGCCGAGGACCAGGCCCTGGCCCGCGAGTTCGATGTCTATCACTTGCCGGCGCTGTTTCTCTATCTCGATGGCGAGTTCCACAGCGCCCTGCAGTGCGAGGCGCAGCCCGCCGCGCTGGAGGCCGCCATCGATGCCGCCCTGGCCGGGCCGGGCGAGGAGGCACCTTGA
- the cobD gene encoding threonine-phosphate decarboxylase CobD: MLEHGGRLNVAARRYGIPREAWLDLSTGINPCGWPVPELPAAVWQRLPEDDDGLAAAAAAYYGGGPPLAVAGSQAAIQILPRLRPAGRVAVLSPGYAEHAAAWRVAGHAVIEVPAEGIAALLERIKVLVLINPNNPTGTRFAADQLLAWHQRLAARGGWLVVDEAFMDAEPGDSLVAAAGRPGLVVLRSLGKFFGLAGARVGFLFAEAALQRALAARLGPWAVAAPAREVARRALADGDWQARTRQRLGRDALRLAALLRAHGLPPAGGTALFQWLPHPRAAELAEAFARQAVLVRHFEAPASLRFGLPGTAADWARLETVLERVTGEAAAHG, translated from the coding sequence TTGCTTGAGCACGGTGGCCGCCTGAACGTCGCGGCACGGCGCTATGGCATTCCGCGCGAGGCCTGGCTGGACCTGTCCACCGGCATCAATCCCTGCGGCTGGCCGGTGCCCGAGCTGCCGGCCGCGGTCTGGCAGCGCCTGCCGGAGGACGACGATGGGCTGGCAGCGGCCGCGGCGGCTTATTACGGCGGCGGGCCGCCGCTGGCGGTGGCCGGCAGCCAGGCGGCCATCCAGATCCTGCCGCGGCTGCGTCCCGCGGGGCGGGTGGCGGTGCTGAGCCCCGGCTATGCCGAACATGCCGCGGCCTGGCGGGTCGCCGGCCATGCCGTGATCGAGGTGCCGGCCGAGGGAATCGCCGCGCTGCTGGAGCGGATCAAGGTGCTGGTGCTGATCAATCCCAACAATCCTACGGGGACGCGCTTTGCCGCGGACCAGCTGCTGGCCTGGCACCAGCGGCTGGCGGCGCGCGGTGGCTGGCTGGTGGTCGACGAGGCCTTCATGGATGCCGAGCCCGGCGACAGCCTGGTGGCGGCCGCCGGCCGTCCCGGCCTGGTGGTGCTGCGCTCGTTGGGCAAGTTCTTCGGTCTGGCCGGGGCGCGGGTCGGTTTCCTGTTTGCCGAAGCGGCACTGCAGCGCGCCCTGGCGGCGCGACTCGGCCCCTGGGCGGTGGCCGCCCCGGCCCGTGAGGTGGCCCGCCGGGCGCTGGCAGATGGCGACTGGCAGGCCCGGACCCGCCAGCGGCTCGGCCGGGACGCGCTGCGGCTCGCCGCCCTGCTGCGGGCCCATGGCCTGCCTCCCGCCGGTGGCACCGCCCTCTTCCAGTGGCTGCCCCACCCCCGGGCTGCGGAGCTGGCCGAGGCCTTCGCCCGCCAGGCGGTGCTGGTGCGCCACTTCGAGGCCCCTGCCTCGCTGCGCTTCGGGCTGCCGGGGACGGCAGCGGACTGGGCGCGGCTGGAGACGGTGCTGGAACGGGTGACGGGCGAGGCGGCGGCCCATGGCTGA
- the ampE gene encoding regulatory signaling modulator protein AmpE, translating to MTLLSILIGLLLEHVYDQLHRLRRYDHFHRYIAWMRARLPVPPFGGWVQLATLLLPLLFAVLLVQGALHGLLWGLLSLAFGVLVLLFCLGPQDLFSDIERYRQALAEGDRERARALAGELLGETPPDDLQAEAAAVVERSMIEANVRIFGVLFWFALLGPLGAVAYRAAREMCSERLDGDQAFNAAVDDLNAVLDWVPARLAAAGYALSGHFDGARQGWRLYAESGAAHNPLASDALLAAVGLGALDLDADQPVDDWPERLHAASRLIWRTLVIWVFVIALLTLAGWFG from the coding sequence ATGACCCTGCTCTCCATCCTCATCGGCCTGCTGCTGGAGCATGTCTACGATCAGCTGCACCGGCTGCGTCGCTACGATCACTTTCATCGCTATATCGCCTGGATGCGCGCCCGCCTGCCGGTGCCGCCCTTCGGCGGCTGGGTGCAGCTGGCGACCCTGTTGCTGCCGCTGCTGTTCGCGGTGCTGCTGGTGCAGGGCGCGCTGCACGGCCTGCTCTGGGGGTTGCTGTCGCTGGCCTTCGGTGTCCTGGTGCTGCTGTTCTGCCTCGGTCCGCAGGATCTGTTCAGCGATATCGAACGCTATCGTCAGGCGCTGGCGGAGGGGGACCGCGAGCGGGCGCGGGCGCTGGCCGGCGAACTGCTGGGTGAGACCCCTCCGGACGATCTGCAGGCGGAGGCCGCCGCCGTCGTCGAGCGGTCGATGATCGAGGCCAATGTGCGCATCTTCGGTGTGCTGTTCTGGTTCGCCCTGCTCGGTCCCCTGGGGGCTGTCGCCTACCGTGCGGCGCGGGAGATGTGCAGCGAGCGGCTGGACGGCGACCAGGCCTTCAACGCCGCGGTCGACGACCTGAATGCCGTGCTCGACTGGGTGCCGGCGCGGCTGGCGGCGGCGGGCTATGCCCTGTCCGGGCATTTCGATGGTGCCCGGCAGGGCTGGCGGCTCTATGCCGAGAGTGGGGCTGCGCACAATCCGCTGGCCTCGGATGCCCTGCTGGCGGCGGTGGGGCTGGGGGCGCTGGACCTGGATGCGGATCAGCCGGTGGACGATTGGCCGGAGCGGCTGCACGCCGCCTCGCGCCTGATCTGGCGCACCCTGGTGATCTGGGTGTTCGTGATCGCCCTGCTGACCCTGGCGGGCTGGTTCGGTTGA
- a CDS encoding cobalamin-binding protein — translation MAERRWRWLGVLWLLALALPALAEIRVLDDTGQTVVLPAPARRVISLAPHVTETLFAIGAGDRLVGAVDFSDYPPAAKRLPRVGGYSRLDTERILALQPDLVVGWAGGNDADSLAMLRRLGLTLFLSEPQRLEDMPDQFLRLGRLLGQEAAAGRLAEDFRRRLEELRRRYAGSSPVRVFYQVWDRPLITLNGEQPVSDLIRLCAGHNVFADLTAAAPRVDIEAVLAADPQVIIASGMGAQRPEWLDAWRRWPELSAVRGGHLYVIDPDIIQRPGPRLLQGAERMCELLERVRAGR, via the coding sequence ATGGCTGAACGCCGATGGCGCTGGCTGGGCGTGCTCTGGCTGTTGGCGCTGGCGTTGCCGGCGCTGGCCGAGATCCGCGTCCTGGACGATACCGGGCAGACAGTGGTCCTGCCGGCGCCGGCCCGGCGGGTGATCAGTCTGGCGCCGCACGTCACCGAAACCCTGTTCGCCATCGGCGCCGGCGACCGGCTGGTGGGGGCGGTGGACTTCAGCGATTATCCGCCAGCGGCAAAGCGGTTGCCCCGGGTGGGTGGTTATTCCCGGCTCGACACCGAGCGCATCCTGGCCCTGCAACCGGATCTGGTGGTCGGCTGGGCCGGCGGCAACGACGCCGACAGCCTGGCCATGCTGCGGCGCCTGGGACTGACCCTGTTCCTCAGCGAGCCGCAGCGGCTGGAGGACATGCCGGACCAGTTCTTGCGGCTGGGCCGGCTGCTGGGACAGGAGGCCGCGGCAGGCCGACTGGCGGAGGATTTCCGCCGGCGGTTGGAGGAACTGCGCCGGCGCTACGCGGGGAGCTCCCCGGTGCGGGTGTTCTACCAGGTCTGGGATCGGCCGCTGATCACGCTCAATGGCGAGCAGCCGGTCTCTGACCTGATCCGTCTGTGCGCTGGGCACAACGTCTTCGCCGACCTGACGGCCGCAGCGCCGCGGGTCGATATCGAGGCGGTGCTGGCGGCGGACCCGCAGGTGATCATCGCCTCGGGCATGGGCGCGCAGCGGCCGGAATGGCTGGATGCCTGGCGCCGCTGGCCGGAGCTGTCCGCCGTGCGCGGCGGGCATCTGTACGTGATCGACCCGGATATCATCCAGCGCCCGGGGCCGCGGCTGCTGCAGGGGGCGGAGCGGATGTGCGAACTGCTGGAGCGGGTGCGGGCAGGCCGCTGA
- a CDS encoding adenosylcobinamide-GDP ribazoletransferase, whose translation MRGFWIALQFLTRLPVPALGQLGREDIARSLVCYPLVGLLLGLILWGLAAATAGLGPLPAAALLLLVWTALTGGLHLDGLGDCADAWLGGHGDAERSLAIMKDPHAGPAAVIAIVLLLLFKFAALATLLAGTPLWVLLLVPVLGRAAVIGLLRTAPYVRPGGLGEPLSEAAAEGGVIALLATAGGVLLLGGGSGLLWLVCAALAVAAVRHLALRRIGGVTGDVLGAAVEISEAAVLLGMLI comes from the coding sequence GTGCGCGGTTTCTGGATCGCCCTGCAGTTCCTGACCCGCCTGCCGGTGCCGGCACTCGGCCAACTCGGGCGGGAGGACATCGCCCGTTCCCTGGTGTGCTACCCGCTGGTCGGCCTGCTGCTGGGCCTGATCCTCTGGGGACTGGCGGCGGCCACCGCCGGGCTCGGGCCCTTGCCGGCTGCGGCGCTGCTGTTGCTGGTCTGGACGGCGCTGACCGGCGGCCTGCATCTCGATGGCCTCGGCGACTGTGCTGACGCCTGGCTGGGTGGCCACGGTGATGCCGAGCGCAGCCTGGCGATCATGAAGGATCCCCACGCCGGGCCGGCGGCAGTGATCGCCATCGTCCTGCTGCTGCTGTTCAAGTTCGCTGCCCTCGCCACCTTGTTGGCCGGCACGCCACTGTGGGTGTTGCTGCTGGTGCCCGTGCTGGGACGGGCCGCTGTGATTGGCCTGTTGCGCACCGCGCCCTATGTTCGGCCCGGCGGGTTGGGCGAGCCATTGAGCGAAGCGGCGGCGGAAGGCGGCGTCATCGCCCTGTTGGCGACGGCAGGCGGCGTGCTCCTGCTCGGCGGCGGTTCCGGCCTGCTGTGGCTCGTCTGCGCCGCCCTGGCCGTGGCCGCCGTGCGTCACCTCGCCCTGCGGCGCATCGGCGGGGTGACCGGCGACGTCCTCGGTGCGGCCGTCGAGATCAGCGAGGCCGCGGTGTTGTTGGGGATGTTGATATAG
- the cbiB gene encoding adenosylcobinamide-phosphate synthase CbiB — protein sequence MSTALAIAAALLLDRLFGEPRRWHPLVGFGRLAGALERRWNRPPPGGVLPGLAALLLLVLPPVALAAVLQAGAAAWPVGVLLLYLAIGQRSLEEHARTVAAALDAGDLAAARLAVGRLVSRDTAQLDADGVAGATVESVLENGNDALFGALFWFLVAGAPGVVLYRLVNTLDAMWGYRTPRFLRFGRAAARLDDLLNWLPARLTALGYALLGDGRRAWRCWRAQAPAWKSPNAGPVMAAGAGALGVRLGGPARYHGDWQPRPPLGAGHAPHAADIGRALGLVRQGAWLWLGLAAAGGWILA from the coding sequence GTGTCGACTGCACTTGCCATTGCCGCTGCCCTGTTGCTCGATCGCCTGTTCGGCGAGCCCCGCCGCTGGCATCCGCTGGTCGGCTTCGGTCGCCTGGCCGGGGCGCTGGAGAGGCGCTGGAACCGGCCGCCGCCTGGCGGGGTGCTGCCCGGTCTGGCCGCGCTGCTGCTGCTGGTGCTGCCACCGGTGGCGTTGGCCGCGGTTCTGCAGGCCGGCGCCGCGGCCTGGCCCGTGGGGGTGCTGCTGCTCTATCTCGCCATTGGACAGCGCAGCCTGGAGGAACATGCCCGGACCGTGGCCGCGGCCCTGGATGCCGGCGATCTCGCGGCGGCGCGGCTGGCCGTCGGCCGGCTGGTCAGCCGTGATACCGCGCAGCTCGATGCCGACGGGGTGGCCGGGGCCACCGTCGAGTCGGTGCTCGAAAACGGCAACGATGCCCTGTTCGGCGCCCTGTTCTGGTTCCTGGTGGCGGGCGCCCCCGGCGTCGTGCTCTACCGCCTGGTCAACACCCTGGATGCCATGTGGGGTTACCGCACGCCGCGTTTCCTCCGCTTCGGCCGGGCCGCGGCACGCCTCGACGACCTGCTGAACTGGCTGCCGGCGCGGCTCACTGCCCTCGGCTACGCGCTGCTCGGCGATGGCCGCCGGGCCTGGCGCTGTTGGCGGGCCCAGGCTCCGGCCTGGAAGAGCCCCAATGCCGGGCCGGTGATGGCGGCCGGCGCCGGTGCCCTGGGCGTGCGGCTCGGCGGCCCGGCCCGCTATCATGGCGACTGGCAGCCGCGCCCGCCGCTGGGCGCGGGCCATGCCCCGCATGCCGCGGACATCGGCCGGGCTCTGGGCCTGGTGCGGCAGGGGGCTTGGCTGTGGCTGGGGCTGGCGGCGGCCGGGGGGTGGATCCTTGCTTGA
- the cobU gene encoding bifunctional adenosylcobinamide kinase/adenosylcobinamide-phosphate guanylyltransferase — MKELILGGARSGKSRWAEQCAAADGRTVCYVATAGAGDAEMAARIARHRAERPATWRTVEAPLALAETLAREAAADRCLLVDCLTLWLSNLLGHDPALAVDDPEACLARESQRLLSLLPTLPGRVILVSNEVGQGLVPADAASRRFRDEAGRLHQALATCCDRVTLVVAGLPLYLKGDPLD; from the coding sequence ATGAAGGAACTGATTCTGGGCGGCGCCCGTTCCGGCAAGAGCCGCTGGGCGGAGCAGTGCGCCGCGGCCGACGGCCGGACGGTCTGCTATGTCGCCACGGCCGGGGCCGGGGATGCCGAGATGGCGGCGCGCATCGCACGCCACCGTGCCGAACGGCCGGCCACCTGGCGCACGGTCGAGGCGCCGCTGGCGCTGGCCGAGACGCTGGCGCGCGAGGCCGCCGCGGATCGCTGCCTGCTGGTCGACTGCCTGACCCTCTGGTTGTCCAACCTGCTCGGTCACGACCCGGCTCTGGCGGTGGACGACCCCGAGGCCTGTCTGGCGCGCGAGAGCCAGCGGCTGCTGAGTCTGCTGCCGACCCTGCCGGGGCGGGTCATCCTGGTCAGCAACGAGGTTGGCCAGGGGCTGGTCCCGGCCGATGCCGCCAGCCGCCGTTTCCGTGACGAGGCCGGTCGCCTGCATCAGGCGCTGGCCACTTGCTGCGACCGGGTGACACTGGTGGTCGCCGGTCTGCCTCTCTACCTGAAAGGAGATCCCCTTGACTGA
- a CDS encoding TIGR04211 family SH3 domain-containing protein: MKRLLVFALLLGLALPAFSETRFVSDRLEIPMRTGKSMQHRISRMLPSGTPVEVLEVDKASGWSLVRAPSGAEGWVLSRYLMKVPAARDRLVQAEKKLAQLEMQDKTRGSRLAELEEAKAAVEAELAKLKAENSRLAQQLAEVRRTASSTLAIDSENRELKNKLIAMEREQQTLVQENESLRDRTARDWFMVGAGVIIVGIILGLILPRIRFRKRSSWDTL, from the coding sequence GTGAAACGTCTACTGGTTTTTGCCCTGCTGCTGGGACTGGCCCTGCCCGCCTTCAGTGAAACCCGCTTCGTCAGCGACCGCCTGGAGATCCCCATGCGCACCGGCAAGAGCATGCAGCACCGCATCAGCCGCATGCTGCCGAGCGGCACGCCGGTGGAGGTGCTGGAGGTCGACAAGGCGAGCGGCTGGAGCCTGGTACGCGCACCGAGCGGGGCCGAGGGCTGGGTACTGAGCCGTTACCTGATGAAGGTGCCGGCCGCCCGCGACCGCCTGGTCCAGGCGGAAAAGAAGCTCGCCCAGCTGGAGATGCAGGACAAGACACGCGGCAGCCGCCTCGCCGAACTGGAAGAGGCCAAGGCCGCCGTGGAAGCCGAGCTGGCCAAACTCAAGGCAGAGAACAGCCGGCTCGCCCAGCAGCTGGCGGAAGTGCGCCGCACGGCATCCAGCACCCTGGCCATCGACAGCGAGAATCGCGAGCTGAAGAACAAGCTGATCGCCATGGAACGCGAGCAGCAGACCCTGGTGCAGGAGAACGAATCCCTGCGCGACCGCACCGCCCGCGACTGGTTCATGGTCGGCGCCGGGGTGATCATCGTCGGCATCATCCTCGGCCTGATCCTGCCGCGCATCCGCTTCCGCAAGCGGTCCTCCTGGGACACGCTGTAG